The Chryseobacterium aureum genome contains a region encoding:
- the asnS gene encoding asparagine--tRNA ligase — MKKQTIKEILKDYKKVLHHDITVYGWVRSFRANRFIALNDGSTINNLQIVVDFENFDETIIKNISTASSLKVIGEVVESQGAGQSVEIIAKKIIILGDNFTEELQSTILQPKKHSLEKLREQAHLRFRTNLFGAVFRVRHAVSFAVHSFFNQNQFFYINTPVITGADAEGAGEMFGVTNFDLNNMPKTEEGEIDFTQDFFGKKTNLTVSGQLEGETAAMGLGRIYTFGPTFRAENSNTTRHLAEFWMIEPEVAFNNLEDNIDLAEDFLKYVIQYVLDHCKDDLEFLDNRFAEEQKTKPEKERAKEGLIEKLQNVVAKRFKRVSYTEAIEILLNSKENKKGKFAYPVEKWGTDLQSEHERYLVEKHFESPVVLFDYPKEIKAFYMKLNDDNKTVAAMDVLFPGIGEIIGGSEREARLDVLKQKMADMHVDEHELWWYLDTRKFGSVPHAGFGLGLERLVLFVTGMTNIRDVIPFPRTPKSAEF; from the coding sequence ATGAAAAAGCAAACGATCAAAGAAATCCTGAAGGATTACAAGAAAGTATTACATCATGACATTACCGTTTACGGATGGGTAAGATCCTTCCGTGCTAATCGCTTTATTGCGCTTAATGATGGTTCTACGATTAATAATTTGCAGATAGTTGTTGATTTCGAAAATTTTGATGAAACGATCATCAAGAATATCAGTACAGCTTCTTCCCTTAAAGTAATAGGAGAAGTGGTAGAAAGCCAGGGAGCAGGGCAATCTGTGGAAATTATTGCCAAAAAGATTATTATTTTAGGAGATAACTTTACAGAAGAGCTTCAGAGTACAATTCTTCAGCCTAAAAAGCACAGCCTTGAAAAACTTCGTGAGCAGGCACACTTAAGATTCAGAACCAACCTTTTCGGTGCCGTGTTCAGAGTGCGTCATGCTGTAAGTTTTGCGGTTCACTCGTTCTTCAACCAGAATCAGTTCTTCTATATCAACACCCCGGTTATTACGGGAGCAGATGCAGAAGGGGCTGGTGAGATGTTTGGAGTAACGAACTTTGACCTGAATAACATGCCGAAAACGGAAGAAGGAGAAATTGATTTCACACAGGATTTCTTCGGTAAGAAAACCAACCTTACCGTTTCCGGACAGCTTGAAGGAGAAACTGCCGCTATGGGATTGGGAAGAATCTATACGTTCGGACCTACGTTCCGTGCTGAAAACTCTAACACTACAAGACACCTTGCAGAGTTCTGGATGATTGAACCGGAAGTGGCATTCAACAATCTTGAAGATAACATCGACCTTGCGGAAGATTTCTTAAAATATGTAATCCAGTATGTATTGGATCACTGTAAAGATGACCTTGAATTCTTAGACAACCGTTTTGCAGAAGAACAAAAGACAAAACCGGAAAAAGAAAGAGCAAAAGAGGGGCTTATCGAAAAACTTCAGAATGTAGTGGCTAAGCGTTTCAAGCGTGTAAGCTATACTGAAGCTATCGAAATCTTACTGAACTCTAAAGAAAACAAAAAAGGAAAATTTGCATACCCTGTTGAAAAATGGGGAACAGACCTTCAGTCTGAGCATGAAAGATATCTTGTAGAAAAACATTTTGAAAGCCCGGTAGTATTATTTGACTATCCGAAGGAAATCAAAGCTTTCTATATGAAACTGAATGATGACAACAAAACCGTTGCGGCCATGGATGTTCTCTTCCCGGGCATCGGTGAAATCATCGGCGGATCAGAAAGAGAAGCGAGATTAGATGTTTTAAAACAGAAAATGGCAGATATGCATGTAGATGAGCACGAGCTTTGGTGGTACCTTGATACCCGAAAATTCGGTTCTGTTCCTCATGCAGGCTTTGGTTTGGGACTGGAAAGACTGGTTCTTTTCGTAACGGGAATGACGAATATCAGAGACGTAATTCCTTTCCCTAGAACACCGAAAAGTGCTGAATTCTAG
- a CDS encoding helix-turn-helix domain-containing protein has protein sequence MMKIKYLLLFLIIGWVFCHAQTRNEEKNTLEKGTYKEFEKEFYGSRAGEGNSKSIAEEYLKKAKSENNTDHIAEGYIMLHFEENLPEALKYLDSLQHITQNSKEDIYPARIYLLRGNLYFQNDNLQSALNNYILSLKYAKEKGNKRQIAMAHISIANLNNYIGKHDETAKVLKHYVYDADYMNEDEKNALKLNLADAYIEINKMDSAYILIQDGLQNSRKHKDLYRYYQNLGLLGYYNLHSRKYQKAIDSLLECEKYFFTQNKGSKKNQQYTLLYLGKSYAGLLQKEKAVDYFSRIDSMVLKTNYIYPELRDVYTYLIDYYKEKSDTEKQLYYVERFLKVDQVLDNQFRYISRELPRRYDTPELQQEKESITNELTKRKSLFYIVLSLLLISHLLFINVYFKYKKSEKNYKKIAQDLILSVNENRLGRDYKSEPEKESFSEPLPAENTGNSEDRAPRTISEDIAQTILRELEIFESKDQFLNKGITLGSLAKKIKTNSKYLSEIINTYKGKNFATYLNDLRIDYAISRLANDRKFRSYKIPFIAEELGYNNEQAFTLAFKKRTGTPLSIYLKEIENMTGK, from the coding sequence ATGATGAAAATAAAATATTTATTACTGTTTTTGATTATTGGGTGGGTGTTTTGCCATGCACAGACCCGTAATGAAGAAAAAAACACGCTGGAAAAAGGTACCTATAAGGAATTTGAAAAAGAGTTCTATGGAAGCCGCGCGGGAGAAGGAAACAGTAAAAGTATTGCAGAAGAGTATCTTAAAAAGGCAAAATCTGAAAATAATACAGATCATATTGCTGAAGGATATATCATGCTTCATTTCGAAGAAAATTTACCTGAGGCCTTAAAATACCTTGACAGTTTACAGCATATCACCCAAAATTCTAAAGAAGATATTTATCCGGCCCGGATCTATCTGTTAAGAGGAAATCTTTATTTTCAGAATGATAATCTCCAGTCTGCATTGAATAATTATATTCTGAGCCTGAAGTATGCAAAAGAAAAAGGAAATAAGAGGCAGATTGCCATGGCCCACATCAGTATTGCCAATCTCAATAATTACATCGGGAAACATGATGAAACAGCTAAAGTCCTTAAACATTATGTCTATGATGCTGATTATATGAATGAAGATGAGAAAAACGCGCTCAAACTGAACCTGGCTGATGCTTATATAGAAATCAATAAAATGGATTCAGCTTATATTCTGATACAGGATGGGCTGCAGAATTCCAGAAAACATAAAGACCTTTACCGTTATTACCAGAATCTCGGATTGCTGGGATATTATAATCTGCACTCCAGAAAATACCAGAAAGCGATTGACAGCTTATTGGAATGTGAAAAATACTTCTTTACCCAGAATAAGGGCAGTAAAAAGAATCAGCAGTATACTCTTCTGTATTTGGGCAAGTCCTATGCCGGCCTTCTACAAAAAGAAAAGGCCGTAGACTATTTCAGCAGGATAGATTCCATGGTTCTTAAAACCAACTACATCTATCCTGAGCTGAGGGATGTATACACTTATCTTATTGATTATTACAAAGAAAAAAGCGATACGGAAAAGCAGTTATATTATGTAGAAAGGTTTTTGAAAGTAGATCAGGTGCTGGATAATCAGTTCAGATACATTTCCAGAGAACTTCCGAGAAGATATGATACCCCTGAGCTTCAGCAGGAAAAAGAAAGCATTACGAATGAGCTTACCAAAAGAAAAAGTCTTTTTTATATTGTCTTAAGTCTTTTGCTGATATCACACCTTTTATTCATCAATGTTTATTTTAAATATAAGAAGTCTGAAAAGAACTACAAAAAGATTGCTCAGGATCTGATTCTTTCGGTTAATGAAAACAGGTTGGGGAGAGATTATAAATCCGAACCGGAAAAAGAATCCTTTTCTGAACCTCTTCCGGCAGAAAATACTGGGAATTCAGAAGACAGGGCTCCCAGAACAATCTCGGAAGATATTGCCCAGACCATTTTAAGGGAACTTGAAATCTTTGAAAGCAAAGATCAGTTTCTGAACAAAGGAATTACGCTGGGAAGTCTGGCTAAAAAGATTAAAACCAACTCAAAATATCTGTCGGAAATTATCAACACTTACAAAGGAAAAAACTTTGCTACGTATCTCAATGACCTCCGCATTGATTACGCCATCAGCAGACTGGCCAATGACAGGAAATTCAGGTCTTATAAAATTCCGTTTATTGCCGAAGAATTAGGGTATAATAATGAACAGGCTTTCACTCTAGCCTTTAAAAAAAGAACGGGAACACCTCTTTCCATCTATCTGAAAGAAATTGAAAACATGACCGGAAAATAA
- a CDS encoding LA_2272 family surface repeat-containing protein, translating to MKARILFTAVLLSGSLAYASDSLKVDSLKPRLIAASPSKNVRNVNGILFKYNDDEDHFKPKKVNGLGMGFNFLGIFLPPLMLFNLRIPSNGDYVIVPREKMNTINGLQLSLINMEPTVTNGLEVNVSSNMNTYAVTHGMSVSPFFNLHHEMKGVSVAPLANIGNKCRGIQIGLYNKCEDFQGIQIGGWNENGRRKLPLINWNFKKQKVNKKS from the coding sequence ATGAAAGCACGAATTTTATTCACAGCAGTTCTTTTATCCGGCAGTCTGGCATATGCATCAGACAGTTTAAAAGTTGATTCTTTGAAACCCAGATTAATAGCAGCTTCTCCCTCAAAGAACGTCCGAAATGTCAATGGAATTTTATTTAAATATAATGATGATGAAGATCATTTTAAACCTAAAAAAGTAAACGGGCTGGGAATGGGTTTCAATTTTCTGGGCATTTTTCTGCCGCCGTTAATGCTGTTCAACCTGCGAATACCCAGCAATGGTGATTATGTAATTGTTCCGCGTGAGAAGATGAATACCATCAATGGACTTCAGCTATCGCTCATCAATATGGAACCCACGGTTACCAATGGACTAGAGGTCAATGTGTCGAGTAATATGAATACCTACGCAGTAACCCATGGTATGTCTGTTTCACCTTTTTTTAATCTTCATCATGAGATGAAAGGTGTTTCTGTGGCCCCCTTGGCCAATATCGGTAATAAATGCAGGGGAATACAAATCGGTTTGTACAATAAATGTGAAGATTTCCAAGGCATACAAATTGGCGGATGGAATGAAAACGGAAGAAGAAAGCTTCCTTTAATCAACTGGAATTTTAAGAAACAGAAAGTCAATAAGAAGTCATGA
- a CDS encoding helix-turn-helix domain-containing protein, translated as MHQEALLKEIRRKIGEKSLNDEIANILNISYDAAHRRTSLKAKFSFEEALELAQYYQISLDQFLGTENQLVVKRTQPVRTTEDLLNYFENSLKILNVFQNITHSKVFYSAKDIPFFYTISDSVLSRFKFYVWMNLLNQDKFLSPFHEFNMEYHSVKNDLLKDLYDKQNVTEIWNDTTIMSALRQISFYYEMGLLKKNDVDLILEDLRKLLEALEIKTLEKTNFQIYVNDLVILNNSILFKNEEQCSFFVPFSMFGYMMTNDKMTCEDSLSYFEHQIKNSRSLNESGNRERKMFFNKMYEQIDRLQQNLS; from the coding sequence ATGCACCAGGAAGCTCTGCTCAAGGAAATCCGAAGAAAAATTGGTGAAAAATCTTTAAATGATGAGATTGCCAACATCCTTAATATCAGTTATGACGCGGCTCACAGAAGGACTTCACTAAAAGCTAAATTCAGTTTTGAAGAAGCACTGGAACTCGCCCAATATTATCAGATTTCACTGGATCAGTTTCTGGGAACGGAAAACCAGCTGGTTGTCAAGAGAACACAGCCTGTAAGAACTACCGAAGATCTTTTAAATTATTTTGAGAACTCTCTGAAGATTTTGAATGTTTTTCAGAATATTACCCACTCCAAAGTATTTTACTCTGCGAAGGATATTCCGTTTTTTTATACCATTTCAGATTCAGTGCTTTCACGTTTCAAGTTCTATGTCTGGATGAATTTATTGAATCAGGATAAGTTTTTAAGTCCGTTTCATGAATTTAATATGGAATACCATTCTGTAAAAAATGACCTGCTGAAAGACCTTTATGATAAGCAAAACGTAACGGAAATATGGAATGACACCACGATTATGAGTGCTTTAAGGCAAATTTCTTTTTACTATGAAATGGGATTATTAAAGAAAAATGATGTGGACCTTATTCTGGAAGACCTGAGAAAATTACTGGAAGCGCTCGAAATCAAAACTCTGGAAAAAACTAATTTTCAGATCTATGTGAATGATTTAGTCATTTTAAACAACAGTATTTTATTTAAAAATGAAGAACAGTGTTCCTTTTTTGTACCTTTCAGCATGTTCGGATATATGATGACCAATGATAAAATGACATGTGAGGATTCTCTGAGTTATTTTGAGCATCAGATCAAGAACTCCAGGTCGCTGAATGAATCCGGAAACCGGGAAAGGAAAATGTTCTTTAATAAAATGTATGAGCAGATTGACCGGTTACAGCAAAATTTATCCTGA
- a CDS encoding SDR family NAD(P)-dependent oxidoreductase: METKKVWFVTGASKGLGFELVKKLLSEGFQVAATSRTVESLISTIGAVSENFLPLGANITDNNEIKSAIEKTVNHFGRIDVVVNNAGYGQIGTLEELTDEEARENYAVNVFGTLNVIRNAMPYLREQRSGNIFNISSVGGYSANFPGWGIYCSTKFAVAGFTEALAEEVKDFGVHATVVYPGYFRTDFLTKDSVKTPAYPIQAYEAARNSEQAHLNEINGNQPNDPEKAADVLIQISKEENPPVHLLLGVGTLEFLNNKIDILKKDAEKWESLTVSTAI; the protein is encoded by the coding sequence ATGGAAACAAAAAAAGTATGGTTCGTGACAGGAGCTTCGAAAGGCTTAGGATTCGAACTGGTAAAAAAATTACTATCTGAAGGGTTTCAGGTTGCTGCTACAAGCCGTACCGTTGAATCCCTGATCTCCACCATCGGAGCTGTTTCAGAAAACTTCCTTCCACTTGGTGCCAACATTACAGACAATAATGAAATCAAATCTGCTATTGAAAAAACAGTGAATCATTTCGGAAGAATTGATGTGGTTGTGAATAATGCAGGCTACGGACAAATCGGAACGCTGGAAGAGCTTACCGATGAAGAAGCAAGAGAAAATTATGCGGTAAACGTTTTCGGAACTTTAAATGTCATCAGAAATGCAATGCCCTATCTTCGTGAACAAAGATCAGGCAACATCTTCAATATTTCTTCTGTGGGAGGATATTCTGCTAATTTTCCGGGCTGGGGAATCTACTGTTCTACAAAATTTGCCGTTGCCGGATTTACGGAGGCGCTGGCTGAAGAAGTAAAAGATTTCGGAGTGCATGCTACTGTTGTATATCCGGGATATTTCCGTACCGATTTTTTAACTAAAGATTCTGTGAAGACACCTGCCTATCCTATTCAGGCTTATGAAGCAGCAAGAAATTCGGAACAGGCCCACCTTAATGAGATTAATGGAAATCAGCCAAATGATCCGGAAAAAGCAGCCGATGTACTGATCCAGATCAGCAAAGAGGAAAATCCTCCCGTACATTTATTGCTGGGAGTAGGAACACTGGAATTTCTGAATAACAAAATTGATATTTTAAAGAAGGACGCGGAGAAATGGGAAAGTCTTACCGTTTCTACGGCCATTTAA
- a CDS encoding helix-turn-helix domain-containing protein: MKQPVHFNSISDFHAFCGLPHPEHPLISLIDYSKVRYVVDHEELKWIQNFYSIGLKKNVSPKFNYGQQQYDFDSGVLCFVSPQQYLSLEINPDVEVEPTGFLLLIHPDFLWNTSLTKKIKSYDFFSYQVKEALFLSDKEEKTLVDIFKNIEREYQTNTDRFTQELIIAQIELLLVYSERFYERQFFTRKKSSHELLYKFEDILSQYFESGNLLENGIPSVKCIADQMNISPNYLGTLLRLHTQQNTQQHIQNKLIDCAKERLSTTRLSVSEIAYELGFEHPQSFSKLFKQKTNQSPGEFRKMFN; encoded by the coding sequence ATGAAACAGCCTGTTCATTTTAACTCTATTTCAGATTTTCATGCTTTCTGTGGTCTTCCTCATCCTGAACATCCGCTGATCAGTTTGATAGACTACAGTAAAGTGCGGTATGTTGTAGATCATGAAGAACTGAAATGGATTCAGAATTTCTACTCTATTGGCCTAAAAAAGAATGTCAGTCCCAAGTTCAATTATGGGCAGCAACAATATGATTTCGATTCAGGAGTGTTGTGCTTTGTATCACCACAGCAATATTTAAGTCTAGAAATCAATCCGGATGTAGAAGTAGAGCCTACCGGATTTTTATTGCTGATTCATCCTGATTTTTTGTGGAACACCTCTTTAACAAAGAAAATAAAATCCTATGATTTCTTCAGTTACCAGGTGAAAGAGGCGCTTTTTCTTTCAGATAAAGAAGAGAAAACCCTTGTGGATATTTTTAAAAATATTGAGCGGGAATATCAGACCAATACAGATAGATTCACCCAAGAGCTGATTATTGCCCAGATTGAGTTACTGCTGGTGTACTCTGAGCGTTTTTATGAACGCCAGTTTTTTACCAGAAAAAAGTCCAGTCATGAATTATTATACAAGTTTGAGGACATTCTTTCCCAATATTTTGAAAGCGGTAATCTGCTTGAAAACGGCATCCCGTCTGTGAAATGTATTGCCGATCAGATGAATATTTCGCCTAATTATCTTGGAACACTTTTGCGTCTTCATACCCAGCAAAACACCCAGCAGCATATTCAGAATAAATTAATAGATTGTGCTAAAGAACGTTTAAGCACCACACGTTTATCTGTCAGTGAAATTGCTTATGAACTGGGGTTTGAACATCCACAATCTTTCAGCAAGCTTTTTAAACAGAAAACCAATCAGTCTCCGGGAGAATTCAGGAAAATGTTTAATTAG
- the rimM gene encoding ribosome maturation factor RimM (Essential for efficient processing of 16S rRNA), which produces MRKEDCYFLGKITRRHGLAGNVILKLDTDQPELYNKLESIFVEINGLLVPFFIEKSSWSKLDALNIAFKNSSEAMVDQVLGKSVYLPLASLPKLSGKQFYYHEIIGFEIFDQDDNNCGVIRSVNDQTAQVYFITNLDGKEVVIPMIKDWILDVDREERTIKMELPEGLIDVFLIPSKKDE; this is translated from the coding sequence ATGCGTAAAGAAGATTGCTATTTTTTAGGTAAAATCACACGCAGACACGGACTTGCGGGTAACGTTATCCTTAAACTGGATACCGACCAACCCGAGCTTTACAATAAATTGGAATCAATATTCGTTGAAATTAACGGATTATTGGTTCCATTTTTTATTGAAAAATCATCATGGAGCAAACTGGATGCTCTCAATATTGCATTCAAAAATTCTTCTGAAGCTATGGTAGATCAGGTGCTGGGTAAAAGTGTTTACCTTCCGCTTGCTTCACTACCCAAACTTTCAGGAAAACAATTCTATTACCACGAAATCATCGGGTTTGAAATTTTTGATCAGGATGATAACAACTGCGGAGTGATCAGATCCGTAAACGATCAAACAGCACAGGTGTATTTCATTACCAATCTGGATGGAAAAGAAGTGGTGATTCCTATGATCAAAGACTGGATTCTTGACGTTGACAGGGAAGAAAGAACAATCAAAATGGAACTTCCTGAAGGGCTTATTGATGTTTTTCTGATCCCTTCTAAGAAAGACGAATAA
- a CDS encoding 30S ribosomal protein S16, translating to MSVKIRLQRHGKKGKPFFHIVVADSRARRDGRFIEKLGTYNPITNPATIELNVDSAVKWLNNGAQPTDTARAILSYKGALYKKHLQGGVAKGAFDEAEAEKRFNAWVEAKDAKVQGKVEGLATAKADAKKAAFEAEVKVNEARVAAAVQAEADAKAAEEAANAPAEEVVAEAEEGEAPAAETEENTEA from the coding sequence ATGTCAGTAAAAATCAGATTACAAAGACACGGTAAAAAAGGAAAACCTTTTTTCCACATCGTGGTTGCAGATTCTAGAGCGAGAAGAGATGGTAGATTCATCGAAAAACTAGGAACTTACAATCCAATTACTAACCCTGCAACTATCGAATTGAACGTTGATTCTGCTGTAAAGTGGTTAAACAACGGTGCTCAGCCTACTGATACTGCTAGAGCTATTCTATCTTACAAAGGTGCTCTTTACAAAAAACACTTACAAGGTGGTGTAGCAAAAGGCGCTTTTGACGAAGCTGAAGCTGAAAAAAGATTCAATGCTTGGGTAGAAGCTAAAGATGCTAAAGTACAAGGTAAAGTAGAAGGTTTGGCAACTGCTAAAGCAGATGCTAAGAAAGCTGCTTTTGAAGCTGAAGTAAAAGTAAACGAAGCTAGAGTTGCTGCAGCTGTACAAGCTGAGGCTGATGCTAAAGCTGCTGAAGAAGCTGCTAACGCACCTGCTGAAGAAGTTGTTGCTGAAGCTGAAGAAGGAGAAGCTCCTGCTGCTGAAACTGAAGAAAACACTGAAGCTTAA
- a CDS encoding nitroreductase family protein yields MNNASILKEIIEQRRSIFPKDYTDTEIPQEVLAEIVNSANFAPNHKRTKPWRFKIFKGEEKAQLASEMQAIYKATTPEQLFLEKKYADIGFKINKANAVVSIVVNFSGMVPEWEEIAATSMAVQNMYLTCTANNIGCYWSSPKIVDELKNALTIEENQKCLGLFYMGQV; encoded by the coding sequence ATGAATAATGCATCCATTTTAAAAGAAATCATAGAGCAAAGAAGAAGTATCTTTCCAAAAGACTATACGGATACAGAAATACCTCAGGAAGTTTTAGCGGAAATTGTAAACTCTGCCAACTTTGCTCCCAATCATAAACGTACCAAACCCTGGCGTTTCAAAATATTCAAAGGAGAAGAAAAAGCACAGCTTGCATCAGAAATGCAGGCCATCTACAAAGCAACCACTCCCGAACAGCTTTTCTTAGAAAAAAAATATGCAGATATTGGTTTTAAAATCAATAAAGCTAATGCTGTGGTTTCCATTGTTGTCAATTTCAGCGGAATGGTTCCTGAATGGGAAGAAATAGCGGCTACGTCAATGGCGGTTCAGAATATGTATCTTACCTGCACCGCAAATAATATCGGGTGCTACTGGAGCTCTCCCAAGATTGTAGACGAGCTGAAAAACGCCCTGACTATTGAAGAAAACCAGAAATGCCTGGGACTTTTCTACATGGGCCAAGTATAA
- a CDS encoding GreA/GreB family elongation factor, with the protein MEKIVFEKSDIRDFVKTTIAEKIEKLKNFIEFTLEASRDIKKTPKYDSMREEMQDEIYQMQRQLGALNDLKINMAKVLNTATERVQLGSLVITNKARFYISVSLGEFFFEGDRFYAISPESPMAKKMMGMKPGDEFTLNKIHQKVIEVL; encoded by the coding sequence ATGGAGAAGATTGTATTTGAAAAAAGTGATATCAGAGACTTTGTGAAAACAACCATCGCAGAAAAAATTGAAAAACTTAAAAACTTTATCGAATTTACGCTGGAAGCCAGCCGTGACATCAAAAAAACGCCGAAATATGACAGCATGAGAGAAGAAATGCAGGATGAGATCTATCAGATGCAGCGGCAGCTGGGGGCTTTGAATGATCTCAAAATAAATATGGCAAAAGTCCTGAATACCGCTACAGAAAGAGTACAGCTGGGTTCTCTGGTGATCACCAATAAAGCCAGGTTCTATATATCAGTTTCATTGGGGGAATTCTTTTTTGAAGGAGACCGGTTCTACGCCATTTCTCCTGAAAGTCCTATGGCCAAAAAAATGATGGGTATGAAACCCGGTGATGAATTTACGTTAAATAAAATTCATCAGAAGGTTATAGAAGTTTTGTAA
- a CDS encoding DUF805 domain-containing protein — protein MFKAPFSFDGRIRRTEYGLSYLLYLVFSVPFNIYIRNNEPSEVLTIVFIIFLIPFLWFLLAQGAKRCHDRGNSGWYQLIPFYGFWMLFADSDHGPNEYGPNPKGEGNYNSINEIGKKEL, from the coding sequence ATGTTTAAAGCACCATTTTCATTTGATGGAAGAATCAGAAGGACAGAATACGGATTGTCCTATCTTCTGTATCTGGTATTTTCTGTACCTTTTAATATTTATATAAGAAATAATGAACCCTCGGAAGTTCTTACTATTGTATTCATCATTTTTCTTATACCGTTTCTTTGGTTTCTTCTTGCGCAGGGCGCAAAAAGATGTCATGACAGAGGAAACTCCGGCTGGTACCAGTTAATTCCTTTTTATGGCTTCTGGATGTTGTTTGCAGACAGTGATCACGGTCCTAATGAGTACGGTCCTAACCCGAAAGGTGAAGGAAACTATAACTCGATTAACGAAATCGGGAAGAAAGAATTGTAA